The Novosphingobium terrae genome segment GCCGATCGGGGTGGTGGTGAAGTCCTCGATCACCGTGCCCTTCAGGGCATAGGCGACGACCAGCGGCGGCGAGGCCAGGAAGTTGGCGCGCACGTCGGGCGAGACGCGGCCCTCGAAGTTGCGGTTGCCCGAGATGACGGCGGCGGCAACCAGACCGTTCTCGTTGATCGCCTTGCTGATCGGCTCGGCCAGCGGGCCGGAGTTGCCGATGCAGGTGGTGCAGCCGTAACCGACGAGGTTGAAGCCTATGTTGTCGAGGTGCGACTGAAGGCCGGCACGCTCCAGATAGTCGGTGACGACCTGCGAGCCGGGAGCCAGCGAGGTCTTGACCCAGGGCTTGGGCTTCAGGCCCAGCTCATCGGCCTTCTTGGCGACCAGACCGGCGGCGACCAGAACCGAGGGGTTGCTGGTGTTGGTGCAGCTGGTGATGGCGGCAATGGTCACGTCGCCGTCGCCGATGTCGAAGTCCTTGCCTTCGACCGGAACGCGGGTCTGGGCCTTCTTGTAGACGTTCGCCATGTCGGCGTTGAACACATCGTCCACGTCGGGCAGCGACACGCGGTCCTGCGGGCGCTTGGGACCGGCGAGCGAGGGCACCACAGTGCCCAGATCCAGCTCCAGCGTGGAGGAGAAGATCGGCTCGACAGCGGGGTCGATCCAGAAGCCCTGCTCCTTGGCATAGGCTTCGACCAGAGCGATCTGGTCTTCCTCACGGCCGGTCAGGCGCATGTAGTCCAGCGTCTTCTCGTCGATGCCGAAGAAGCCGCAGGTGGCGCCATATTCCGGAGCCATATTGGCCAGCGTGGCGCGGTCGGCCAGCGTCAGGCCGGCGAGGCCCGGGCCGTAATACTCGACGAAGCGGCCCACCACGCCATGCTTGCGCAGCATGTTGGTGGCGGTCAGCACGAGATCGGTGGCGGTGACGCCTTCCTTCAGCTCGCCGGTGAACTTGAAGCCGACGACCTCGGGGATCAGCATCGAGACGGGCTGGCCCAGCATCGCGGCCTCGGCCTCGATGCCGCCGACGCCCCAGCCCAGCACGCCAAGGCCATTGACCATGGTGGTGTGGCTGTCGGTGCCGACGCAGGTGTCGGGATAGGCGACCAGCGTGCCGTCCTGATCCTTGCTGGTCCACACCGCCTGAGCGATGTTCTCAAGGTTCACCTGGTGGCAGATGCCGGTGCCGGGGGGCACGGCGTAGAAGTTGTTGAGCGACTTGGAGCCCCACTTGAGGAAGTCATAACGCTCGAAATTGCGCTGATACTCGATCTCGACGTTCTGCTCGAAGGCCTTGGGCGTGCCGAACTCGTCGACCATCACCGAGTGATCGATCACCAGGTTCACGGGAACCAGCGGGTTGATCTTGCTGGTGTCACCGCCCAGCTTGGCGATGGCATCGCGCATGGCGGCCAGATCGACCACGCAAGGCACGCCGGTGAAGTCCTGAAGCAGCACGCGCGCCGGGCGGTACTGGATCTCGTTCTGCGATTCGGTGGGGTTCTTCTGCCAATCGGCAACCGCCTGAATGTCGGCGGTGGAGACGGTGAAACCGCCGTCCTCGAAGCGGAGGAGATTTTCCAGCAGCACCTTCATGCTGAAGGGCAGGCGGCTGATGTCGCCAATGTGGCTGGCGGCCTTCTTCAG includes the following:
- the acnA gene encoding aconitate hydratase AcnA; this translates as MTQVGQDALKTRSTLNVAGREVAYYSLKKAASHIGDISRLPFSMKVLLENLLRFEDGGFTVSTADIQAVADWQKNPTESQNEIQYRPARVLLQDFTGVPCVVDLAAMRDAIAKLGGDTSKINPLVPVNLVIDHSVMVDEFGTPKAFEQNVEIEYQRNFERYDFLKWGSKSLNNFYAVPPGTGICHQVNLENIAQAVWTSKDQDGTLVAYPDTCVGTDSHTTMVNGLGVLGWGVGGIEAEAAMLGQPVSMLIPEVVGFKFTGELKEGVTATDLVLTATNMLRKHGVVGRFVEYYGPGLAGLTLADRATLANMAPEYGATCGFFGIDEKTLDYMRLTGREEDQIALVEAYAKEQGFWIDPAVEPIFSSTLELDLGTVVPSLAGPKRPQDRVSLPDVDDVFNADMANVYKKAQTRVPVEGKDFDIGDGDVTIAAITSCTNTSNPSVLVAAGLVAKKADELGLKPKPWVKTSLAPGSQVVTDYLERAGLQSHLDNIGFNLVGYGCTTCIGNSGPLAEPISKAINENGLVAAAVISGNRNFEGRVSPDVRANFLASPPLVVAYALKGTVIEDFTTTPIGTSTEGKDVFLKDIWPTNDEVYTTMSGCMDRAMFQARYADVYKGDKHWQAINVTGSETYGWRAGSTYVANPPYFEGMTMTPAPVTDIIEAKPLLILGDSITTDHISPAGNIKADSPAGEWLQAHQVAKADFNSYGARRGHHEVMMRGTFANIRIKNEMVPGIEGGFSRYGTETGAVYDVAQKHKADGTPLVVIAGKEYGTGSSRDWAAKGTNLLGVRVVIVESFERIHRSNLVGMGVLPLQFKDGDTRQSLGLTGDDSFTIEGLATIKPRQDVVVTVKRPDGTSFTFTALCRIDTANEVEYFNNGGILQYVLRKLAG